One genomic segment of Leptolyngbya sp. FACHB-261 includes these proteins:
- the mug gene encoding G/U mismatch-specific DNA glycosylase, protein MQRKPTPAEIRAAFGTTIPDIIAPNLQVLFCGINPSLYSAAIGHHFARPGNRFWPALHGAGFTQRLLTPFEDHDLLQTGYGLTNIATRATARADELDTAELVIGQQQLAAKVQHYQPRFLAVLGISAYRTAFNRPKAVMGQQEEFLHQTAIWVLPNPSGLNAHYQLEDLKRVYGELRVAAQT, encoded by the coding sequence GTGCAGCGTAAACCCACCCCAGCAGAAATTCGTGCGGCCTTCGGCACGACCATCCCAGACATCATTGCCCCAAACTTGCAGGTTTTATTCTGTGGCATTAACCCCAGCCTCTACAGTGCGGCAATTGGACATCACTTTGCCCGTCCTGGCAATCGTTTTTGGCCAGCTTTGCATGGTGCCGGTTTTACCCAACGGCTGCTAACGCCTTTTGAAGATCACGACCTGTTGCAAACGGGCTATGGCCTGACCAATATTGCCACTCGTGCAACTGCCAGAGCCGATGAATTGGACACGGCAGAGCTGGTCATAGGTCAACAACAGCTAGCGGCCAAAGTGCAGCACTACCAGCCCCGGTTTCTGGCAGTTCTAGGCATCAGCGCTTATCGCACTGCCTTCAATCGGCCCAAAGCAGTGATGGGACAGCAGGAAGAGTTCTTGCACCAAACAGCAATTTGGGTACTGCCTAATCCCAGTGGTTTAAATGCGCACTATCAACTCGAAGATCTCAAACGCGTGTACGGAGAACTGCGAGTTGCAGCTCAAACTTAA
- a CDS encoding sensor histidine kinase encodes MSLQIEVLEQSFQWIKPQAADFVACFYRTLFVEYPQVQALFACTDMEQQNRKLWISLELVIENLRKPDVLAGALRGLGARHTQYGVIDDHYAMIGTVLLKTLAVFLAERWTDTLAQAWDEAYQVVLNLMQQGDHDLKQSQVQLIQVEKMASLGKTVAGIAHEINNPVGFIYGNLIHTNQAVQELLELVQLYQAHYPEPVAEIEAKLTEIDFEFLSEDLPKTLQSMQRGTERIRRLVNTLKNFSRLDEATTKLTDLHQGLDQTLLLLQYRLQDGAGEPLIWVVREYDKLPLVDCDARQLNQVFMNILSNAIDALEMFNPEPNRDEPRRAQITIRTSWLKAQPNQQTNWIQVSIADNGPGIANAVKPHIFDPFFTTKPVGQGTGLGLSISYQIVRQHGGQLKCLSSPGQGAEFVIEIPVQPVEA; translated from the coding sequence ATGTCTCTTCAGATCGAAGTCTTAGAGCAAAGCTTTCAGTGGATTAAGCCCCAAGCAGCGGACTTTGTTGCGTGTTTCTATAGGACGCTGTTCGTAGAGTATCCGCAGGTTCAAGCGCTGTTTGCTTGTACGGATATGGAGCAACAGAACCGCAAACTGTGGATTTCTCTAGAGCTGGTGATCGAGAACTTGCGCAAACCAGACGTGCTAGCAGGTGCGTTGCGAGGACTGGGCGCTAGGCATACGCAGTACGGCGTGATTGATGATCATTACGCCATGATTGGCACAGTTTTGCTCAAGACCTTAGCTGTGTTTTTGGCGGAGCGTTGGACAGATACCCTGGCACAGGCTTGGGATGAGGCTTACCAGGTGGTGCTTAACTTAATGCAACAGGGCGATCACGACTTGAAGCAAAGCCAGGTACAACTGATCCAAGTTGAGAAGATGGCGAGCTTAGGCAAAACGGTAGCTGGTATTGCCCATGAAATTAATAATCCGGTGGGCTTTATCTACGGCAATTTAATCCATACCAACCAGGCAGTCCAAGAGTTACTAGAACTTGTGCAGCTCTATCAGGCTCATTATCCAGAACCTGTGGCTGAGATTGAGGCGAAACTGACAGAGATCGATTTCGAGTTTCTGAGCGAGGACTTACCGAAAACACTGCAGTCGATGCAGCGAGGGACAGAACGCATTCGTCGGTTGGTCAACACGCTCAAAAACTTTAGCCGCCTAGACGAAGCGACCACAAAGCTTACGGATCTGCATCAAGGACTCGATCAGACGCTGCTGCTGTTGCAGTATCGGCTGCAAGATGGCGCTGGCGAGCCGCTGATTTGGGTGGTGCGGGAGTATGACAAGCTGCCTCTAGTCGATTGCGATGCGCGGCAGCTGAATCAGGTTTTTATGAACATTCTGAGCAATGCCATTGATGCTCTGGAGATGTTCAATCCGGAGCCGAATCGAGATGAGCCCAGACGCGCTCAAATCACAATCCGAACCAGTTGGCTAAAAGCGCAACCGAACCAGCAAACTAACTGGATTCAAGTATCGATTGCTGACAATGGACCTGGCATCGCAAATGCGGTCAAGCCTCACATTTTCGATCCGTTTTTCACGACTAAACCTGTGGGCCAGGGCACTGGGCTAGGGCTGTCAATTAGCTACCAAATTGTGCGGCAGCATGGCGGTCAGCTGAAGTGTCTCTCATCGCCGGGACAGGGAGCAGAGTTCGTGATCGAGATTCCTGTTCAGCCGGTTGAAGCCTAG
- the nudC gene encoding NAD(+) diphosphatase, whose translation MSRTFIPGIAPPEAQSGAAWWFAFVGNKLLVQGEETASQIPNLVSLTEIGLQPVRTQFLGSLEDQPCYAAELPQDASPPTGMALRGLRELYGTLAEDLYAVSGRAFQVMEWDRTHQYCGHCATPMTQLPTERVKRCPKCGLVNYPRLSPAIIVLISRGEELLLARAHRFPSGMYSVLAGFVEPGESLEETVVREVREEVGIEVKDIRYFGSQPWPFPNSLMIGFTATYAGGEIVVEAQELVEAAWFSKYNLPKVPPRVSIARKLIDWFVSTPD comes from the coding sequence ATGAGTCGAACCTTTATCCCTGGCATTGCTCCCCCGGAAGCCCAGTCTGGAGCCGCGTGGTGGTTTGCATTTGTCGGCAACAAGTTGCTGGTTCAGGGCGAAGAGACAGCCAGCCAAATCCCCAATCTAGTCAGCCTGACAGAAATTGGTTTGCAACCGGTGCGGACCCAATTTCTCGGCAGCTTAGAGGACCAGCCTTGTTACGCCGCCGAACTGCCCCAAGATGCAAGCCCACCTACCGGAATGGCTCTGCGGGGCCTGCGTGAGCTGTATGGAACTTTGGCAGAAGACTTGTATGCAGTCAGTGGTCGTGCCTTTCAAGTCATGGAATGGGACCGGACCCACCAATATTGTGGGCACTGCGCCACGCCGATGACGCAACTGCCGACGGAGCGGGTCAAACGCTGCCCAAAGTGCGGCTTAGTCAATTATCCGCGCCTCTCACCTGCGATCATTGTGCTGATCTCGCGGGGGGAAGAACTGCTATTGGCTCGGGCCCATCGCTTCCCATCGGGCATGTACAGTGTGCTGGCTGGCTTCGTAGAGCCGGGAGAGTCGCTGGAAGAGACGGTGGTGCGCGAAGTGCGCGAGGAAGTGGGCATCGAGGTCAAAGACATTCGCTACTTTGGCTCCCAACCCTGGCCGTTTCCCAACTCCCTGATGATCGGCTTCACGGCCACCTATGCGGGTGGCGAGATTGTGGTCGAAGCGCAGGAACTAGTAGAGGCGGCTTGGTTCAGCAAATACAACCTGCCGAAGGTTCCGCCGAGGGTCAGCATTGCGCGTAAACTAATCGACTGGTTTGTCTCAACGCCTGATTGA
- a CDS encoding class I SAM-dependent rRNA methyltransferase translates to MAKLPHIQLPNTLKERLVQGHPWVYRNHVPAQMHFPSGTWVRAQCGNWTGYGLWDANGPIAIRIFSEQQLPTPQWLREQVGSAWDLRLSLREKGCTAYRWLFGEGDGLPGLTVDLYGQFAVIQTYMEGATALQDWLIDALKATTSLQGIYLRTQHRNRESIDNKPEPKTGHKPEPKTENQAESKVELLWGKPAPTDLVVIEHGLNFQVNLQAGQKTGLFLDHRENRRFIEGLSQDRDVLNCFAYTGAFSLYALRGKARQVTSVDIGKGLAEAASTNIALNQLDSQRHTFVTQDCFNLLNSYVEQGRRFDLLILDPPSFAKSKQNRHAAQRAYTKLNALALRCVAPGGLLATASCTSQISTEAFKEAIAAAGASAGRRFQIIHEAGQPVDHPVPAQFPEGRYLKFVVGRVR, encoded by the coding sequence ATGGCCAAGCTCCCCCACATCCAACTTCCCAACACCCTCAAAGAACGGCTCGTGCAAGGCCATCCCTGGGTGTATCGCAATCACGTGCCAGCGCAGATGCATTTTCCTTCAGGCACCTGGGTGCGAGCGCAGTGCGGGAACTGGACGGGCTATGGCCTCTGGGATGCCAATGGTCCAATCGCGATTCGCATCTTTTCAGAACAACAACTTCCTACTCCGCAATGGCTGCGCGAACAGGTGGGTTCGGCTTGGGACTTGCGCTTGTCTTTGCGCGAAAAAGGTTGCACCGCCTATCGCTGGCTGTTTGGCGAAGGCGACGGGTTGCCCGGTCTAACCGTAGATCTCTATGGCCAGTTCGCCGTCATCCAGACCTACATGGAAGGGGCCACTGCCCTACAGGATTGGTTGATTGATGCCCTCAAAGCAACCACATCCCTGCAAGGCATCTACCTACGAACCCAGCACCGCAACCGCGAGAGCATCGATAACAAACCAGAACCTAAAACCGGCCATAAACCAGAGCCTAAAACCGAAAACCAAGCCGAAAGTAAAGTAGAGCTTTTGTGGGGCAAACCTGCACCTACTGACCTGGTCGTCATCGAGCATGGCCTGAACTTTCAAGTGAACTTACAGGCGGGTCAAAAGACCGGCTTATTTCTAGATCACCGCGAAAACCGTCGCTTCATTGAGGGACTGAGTCAGGACCGCGATGTGCTCAACTGCTTTGCCTACACAGGCGCGTTTTCCCTCTACGCCCTGCGCGGCAAAGCCCGTCAGGTCACCAGTGTTGATATTGGCAAAGGCTTGGCTGAGGCTGCCAGCACCAACATCGCCCTCAATCAGCTCGACAGCCAGCGCCACACCTTCGTGACCCAAGACTGCTTCAACCTGCTTAACAGCTACGTCGAGCAAGGCCGCCGCTTCGATTTGCTAATCCTCGATCCCCCTAGCTTCGCCAAAAGCAAGCAAAATCGCCACGCGGCCCAACGAGCCTACACCAAACTCAACGCACTGGCCCTGCGTTGCGTAGCTCCAGGTGGTCTCCTAGCAACCGCAAGCTGTACCAGTCAGATCAGCACCGAAGCCTTCAAAGAAGCAATCGCTGCCGCAGGTGCCTCAGCCGGACGTCGCTTCCAAATCATCCATGAGGCCGGTCAGCCCGTTGATCACCCCGTACCTGCCCAGTTTCCAGAAGGCCGTTACCTCAAATTTGTCGTGGGCAGAGTTAGGTGA
- the ilvA gene encoding threonine ammonia-lyase, biosynthetic: MHSDYLERILTARVYDVAQETPLEYAPNLSRRLNNKLLLKREDMQSVFSFKLRGAYNKMAKLPPDLLEQGVIAASAGNHAQGVALGAARLGTRAIIVMPVTTPQVKVDAVKARGGEVVLYGDTYDDAYTYARQLETEKGLTFIHPFDDPDVIAGQGTIGMEILRQCQQPIHAIFVAIGGGGLISGIAAYVKRLHPEIKIIGVEPVDADAMYQSLKAGERVRLAQVGLFADGVAVRQVGEETFRLCQQYVDEIILVDTDDTCAAIKDVFEDTRSILEPAGALAIAAAKAYVEREQIQGQTLVAVACGANMNFDRLRFVAERAEFGERREAIFAVTIPEERGSLRKFCECIGRRNLTEFNYRIADEKAAHIFVGVQIQNRADAAKMVANFEANGFETIDLTDDELTKLHLRHMVGGRSPLAHNELLYRFEFPERPGALMKFVGSMSPDWNISLFHYRNNGADYGRIVVGMQVPPHEMEEWQAFLDTLGYRYWDENKNPAYKLFLG, translated from the coding sequence ATGCACTCCGACTACTTGGAGCGAATCCTGACTGCCCGCGTCTACGATGTCGCGCAGGAAACGCCGTTGGAATATGCGCCCAATCTGTCGAGACGGCTGAATAATAAGCTTCTGCTCAAGCGCGAGGACATGCAGTCGGTCTTTTCCTTCAAGCTACGGGGTGCCTACAACAAGATGGCGAAATTGCCGCCAGACTTGCTGGAGCAAGGAGTAATTGCGGCCTCTGCCGGAAACCATGCGCAAGGCGTTGCCCTAGGAGCGGCCCGACTGGGCACCCGCGCCATTATCGTCATGCCTGTAACCACGCCCCAGGTCAAAGTGGATGCAGTTAAAGCCCGCGGCGGTGAGGTGGTGTTGTATGGCGATACTTATGACGATGCCTACACCTATGCCCGCCAGCTAGAGACCGAAAAAGGCTTGACCTTTATCCACCCCTTCGATGACCCTGACGTGATCGCTGGCCAGGGCACAATCGGCATGGAAATTCTACGCCAATGTCAGCAGCCGATCCATGCCATTTTTGTGGCAATTGGCGGGGGCGGTTTAATTTCTGGCATTGCCGCTTATGTTAAACGCTTGCATCCTGAAATCAAGATCATTGGCGTTGAGCCGGTTGATGCCGATGCGATGTATCAATCCCTGAAGGCGGGAGAGCGGGTGCGCTTGGCCCAGGTGGGTCTGTTTGCGGATGGGGTAGCCGTGCGACAGGTGGGCGAAGAGACTTTCCGTTTATGCCAGCAGTATGTGGATGAGATCATCCTGGTCGATACAGATGATACCTGCGCCGCAATTAAAGACGTGTTTGAAGATACGCGCTCGATTCTGGAACCCGCAGGTGCGCTAGCAATTGCTGCGGCCAAAGCCTATGTCGAGCGGGAGCAAATTCAGGGCCAGACCCTAGTTGCTGTAGCTTGTGGGGCCAATATGAACTTTGATCGTCTGCGCTTTGTTGCAGAACGGGCTGAGTTCGGTGAGCGCCGCGAAGCGATTTTTGCTGTCACGATTCCGGAAGAACGGGGCAGTTTGCGCAAGTTTTGCGAATGCATTGGCAGACGCAATCTCACTGAGTTTAACTATCGTATTGCCGACGAAAAAGCAGCCCACATTTTTGTCGGCGTGCAAATTCAAAACCGAGCTGATGCTGCCAAAATGGTGGCAAATTTTGAGGCTAATGGCTTCGAAACCATTGACTTAACCGACGACGAACTGACCAAATTGCACCTACGTCATATGGTCGGTGGACGCTCTCCCTTGGCCCACAATGAACTACTCTACCGCTTCGAGTTTCCCGAACGTCCCGGTGCCTTGATGAAGTTCGTCGGTTCCATGAGCCCCGACTGGAATATCAGCCTATTCCACTACCGCAACAACGGTGCAGACTATGGGCGAATTGTTGTAGGCATGCAAGTGCCTCCTCACGAAATGGAAGAATGGCAAGCCTTTCTCGATACTCTCGGCTATCGCTACTGGGATGAAAACAAGAACCCAGCCTACAAGCTGTTTTTGGGATAG
- a CDS encoding DUF4157 domain-containing protein, which produces MTLHRAHQSTSQSESSQQTFQALPHTSVNQVQRGLEAVPRTEPTSRFDFNFTTVPVHSPNASRVVPAALPVLMQPKLTIGAAGDRYEQEADRVAHQVVNQINQPPSQTLQREGLAEDEELQMKPAGSIQREETPEDEDKLMMKPVVQRLSAGGLMSAPPELETSIQQSRGSGQPLADNIRKPMERVFGADFSRVKVHTDPQSDQLNQSIQAKAFTTGQDIFFRQGGYNPGSRDGQELIAHELTHVVQQKGNSLPLLQETTYVQRMTAKIGRVTAEVGDNADFKAMIQQTLRDNPGEVRGLINNQIKKAVEKGGENLEEIRAGLKIILDLSGSVNGLKGNEIRAAARVVIGLIHQGEAKEKAALKAQQEKAASEAEMKVMALQYWNRLQDPLVDHGLEVLWLVKNAGFEVADAHRWFLSQWERNPDGSRRDGRYGLSCEIVDVKNVLPPAQPALVIHYHCDKDGNILSHSVKKKAVERVAGGNIFAAGGDFNFPGPPKQRTAADVATDIPYL; this is translated from the coding sequence GGGATTAGAGGCGGTCCCTAGGACTGAGCCAACCTCTCGATTTGATTTCAACTTTACGACAGTGCCAGTCCATAGCCCCAATGCATCCCGAGTGGTGCCAGCCGCTTTGCCGGTGCTCATGCAGCCTAAGCTAACCATTGGTGCTGCGGGAGATCGGTATGAGCAAGAAGCCGATCGAGTTGCGCATCAAGTTGTCAATCAAATCAATCAGCCTCCGAGCCAAACGCTCCAGCGGGAGGGGCTGGCTGAGGACGAAGAACTCCAGATGAAGCCAGCAGGCAGTATCCAGCGGGAGGAGACGCCTGAGGATGAAGACAAATTGATGATGAAGCCAGTGGTCCAACGCCTATCCGCTGGCGGCTTAATGTCTGCCCCACCGGAGTTGGAAACATCAATTCAGCAGTCACGAGGGAGCGGACAGCCATTGGCCGACAATATTCGCAAGCCAATGGAACGGGTGTTTGGCGCAGATTTTAGTCGGGTAAAAGTTCATACCGATCCGCAATCTGACCAGTTAAATCAATCCATTCAGGCAAAGGCTTTTACGACAGGACAAGATATCTTTTTCCGGCAGGGAGGGTACAACCCTGGGAGCCGAGATGGGCAGGAGCTAATTGCTCATGAGTTAACGCATGTGGTGCAGCAGAAAGGCAATTCATTACCTCTTTTGCAGGAAACGACATATGTTCAACGCATGACTGCAAAAATTGGCAGGGTAACAGCTGAAGTTGGAGATAATGCTGATTTCAAAGCCATGATCCAACAAACGTTGAGAGATAATCCAGGAGAAGTGAGAGGGTTGATCAACAACCAGATAAAGAAAGCGGTTGAGAAGGGTGGGGAGAATCTAGAGGAGATCCGAGCTGGGCTAAAGATTATCCTAGATCTGTCAGGCTCAGTGAACGGGCTAAAGGGCAACGAGATTCGCGCTGCTGCACGAGTTGTCATAGGGCTAATTCATCAAGGGGAAGCGAAAGAGAAAGCAGCACTCAAGGCGCAGCAAGAAAAAGCGGCAAGCGAGGCTGAGATGAAGGTGATGGCTCTTCAATACTGGAACCGATTGCAAGACCCTCTAGTCGACCATGGTCTTGAAGTGTTGTGGTTGGTCAAGAACGCCGGATTCGAGGTCGCTGATGCCCACCGCTGGTTTTTGTCTCAGTGGGAAAGAAATCCAGATGGCTCGCGAAGAGACGGCCGCTATGGACTCAGTTGTGAAATCGTGGACGTGAAGAATGTCCTTCCGCCTGCGCAACCAGCTCTAGTGATTCATTATCACTGCGATAAAGACGGTAATATTCTTTCTCACAGTGTAAAGAAGAAGGCTGTAGAAAGGGTCGCTGGCGGTAATATCTTTGCCGCTGGCGGAGACTTCAATTTTCCAGGTCCACCAAAACAGAGAACAGCGGCAGATGTTGCGACGGACATACCATACCTTTAA